In the genome of Hippoglossus hippoglossus isolate fHipHip1 chromosome 4, fHipHip1.pri, whole genome shotgun sequence, one region contains:
- the lrrc8c gene encoding volume-regulated anion channel subunit LRRC8C, whose amino-acid sequence MIPVMEFRQFSEQQPAFRVLKPWWDVFTDYLSVIMLMIGVFGCTLQVMQDKIICLPQRIASPSDNTSGGELKSLVPLQTNISAVPREMKGLKTDLDLQQYSFINQMCYEKALHWYAKYFPYLVLIHTVVFMVCSNFWFKFPGSSSKIEHFISMLSKCFDSPWTTRALSEVSGENTEEKDSKKTSTSRSTITVSPGEGDLEKTQSLRSIPEKIVVEKPSASVLDKKEGEQAKALFEKVKKFRLHVEEGDILYLMYVRQTVVKVFKFLLIIAYNSSLVNKVRNRVRCEVEIQDMTGYREFECNHTMAHLFSKLSYCYLCLVAVYGLTSLYTSYWLFYRSLKEYSFEYVRQETGINDIPDVKNDFAFMLHMIDQYDPLYSKRFAVFLSEVSENKLKQLNLNHEWTAEKLRQRLQTNTNNRLELQLFMLPGLPDTVFELTELQSLKLEIINNVTIPASISQLEDLQELSLYQCCLKLHTTATSFLKENLKVLRVKFDDNRELPHWMYCLRNLEELSLTGSLSPDASKNIVLESLREMKCLKTLSLKSNLTKIPQSIVDVSSHLQRLYLHNDGTKLVMLNNLKKMTNLIELELVRCDLERIPHAVFSLTSLQELDLKENNIRSIEEIISFQHLRKLTCLKLWYNGIMYIPEHIKKLGSLERLYFSYNKIEVLPSHLFLCNKLRYLDLSNNDIRFIPPEIGVLQSLQYFSVTYNKIESLPDELFFCKKLKTLKLGKNMLSILSPKISYLALLTYLDLKGNHFEHLPQELGYCRALKRSGLIVEETVFETLPSDIRDQMKAE is encoded by the exons ATGATTCCGGTGATGGAATTCCGGCAGTTCTCTGAACAGCAGCCAGCGTTCAGAGTCCTGAAGCCTTGGTGGGATGTGTTCACTGACTACCTGTCTGTAATCATGCTCATGATTGGTGTGTTTGGATGCACCCTTCAG GTAATGCAAGACAAAATCATATGCCTTCCTCAGAGAATAGCATCGCCATCGGATAACACAAGTGGAGGGGAACTGAAGTCACTGGTACCCCTTCAAACCAACATTTCAGCTGTACCCAGAGAAATGAAAGGCCTGAAAACTGATCTGGATCTTCAGCAGTACAGTTTCATCAATCAGATGTGTTATGAGAAGGCTCTTCACTGGTATGCCAAGTATTTTCCCTATTTGGTTCTCATACACACTGTTGTGTTCATGGTGTGTAGTAACTTCTGGTTCAAATTCCCTGGCTCGAGCTCAAAAATAGAGCATTTCATCTCCATGCTCAGCAAGTGCTTTGATTCTCCGTGGACCACACGAGCTTTGTCTGAGGTGTCCGGGGAGAATACTGAAGAGAAGGACAGTAAAAAGACTAGTACTTCTAGGTCCACCATCACTGTGTCTCCTGGAGAAGGAGATTTGGAAAAGACACAGTCCCTCCGGTCTATCCCAGAAAAGATTGTTGTCGAAAAGCCGTCTGCAAGTGTTCTTGATAAAAAAGAGGGTGAACAAGCTAAGGCTCTTTTTGAAAAGGTAAAGAAATTCCGTTTGCACGTTGAAGAGGGAGACATTCTTTACCTTATGTATGTTCGTCAGACAGTGGTCAAGGTGTTCAAATTCCTCTTAATCATTGCCTATAATAGTTCTCTAGTGAATAAAGTGCGGAACAGAGTACGTTGTGAAGTTGAGATCCAGGACATGACAGGCTATAGAGAGTTTGAATGTAATCACACTATGGCTCATCTGTTTTCTAAGCTTTCCTACTGTTACCTGTGTTTAGTGGCTGTCTATGGATTAACAAGCCTTTACACCTCCTACTGGCTGTTTTACCGCTCGCTGAAAGAATACTCCTTTGAGTATGTGCGGCAGGAAACAGGCATCAATGACATCCCCGACGTGAAGAACGACTTTGCTTTCATGCTCCATATGATTGATCAGTATGACCCACTGTACTCTAAAAgatttgcagtttttttatCTGAGGTCAGTGAGAACAAATTGAAACAGCTCAACCTTAACCATGAATGGACTGCAGAGAAACTGCGTCAGAGACTCCAGACTAATACCAACAACAGACTGGAACTCCAGCTGTTCATGCTGCCTGGGTTACCCGACACTGTCTTTGAGTTGACAGAGCTGCAGTCACTCAAGCTTGAGATCATCAACAATGTCACCATACCTGCCTCGATCTCTCAGCTGGAAGACTTGCAGGAGCTGTCTCTTTACCAATGCTGTTTAAAGTTGCACACAACAGCTACCTCCTTCCTCAAAGAAAACCTAAAAGTGCTTCGCGTGAAGTTCGATGATAACAGGGAACTTCCACACTGGATGTATTGCCTGCGCAACTTAGAGGAGCTCTCTCTCACTGGATCACTCAGCCCCGATGCCTCGAAGAATATAGTTCTTGAGTCGCTGCGGGAGATGAAGTGTTTGAAAACTCTTTCCCTTAAAAGTAATTTGACCAAGATTCCTCAGTCAATAGTGGATGTTTCCAGCCATCTGCAGCGACTGTACTTACACAATGATGGCACAAAGCTGGTAATGCTCAACAACCTGAAAAAGATGACCAATCTGATTGAGCTGGAGCTAGTGCGTTGTGACCTGGAACGTATCCCGCACGCAGTCTTCAGCCTCACCAGTCTGCAAGAGCTCGATctgaaagaaaataacattCGCTCGATAGAGGAGATTATCAGTTTCCAGCATCTGAGGAAACTCACTTGCCTTAAACTTTGGTACAATGGCATCATGTATATCCCTGAGCATATCAAAAAGCTTGGCAGCCTAGAGCGCCTCTACTTCAGCTACAACAAGATCGAGGTATTGCCATCGCACTTGTTCTTGTGCAACAAGCTGCGGTACCTGGACCTGTCCAACAATGACATCCGATTCATCCCTCCAGAAATTGGAGTCCTTCAGAGTCTACAGTATTTCTCAGTCACGTATAACAAAATCGAAAGTCTACCAGATGAGCTCTTCTTTTGCAAAAAGCTCAAGACGCTAAAGCTAGGAAAGAACATGCTGTCTATACTTTCGCCAAAAATTTCCTACCTAGCACTACTGACATATCTGGATCTCAAAGGCAACCACTTTGAGCACCTGCCACAAGAGCTTGGTTACTGCCGCGCTTTGAAGCGCAGTGGCCTTATAGTGGAGGAGACAGTGTTTGAAACTCTGCCTTCAGATATCAGGGACCAGATGAAGGCTGAGTGA